DNA from Corallococcus soli:
GTCCTTCCGGGCGCTGCTGGAGGAGATCTCCCTCCTGCTCGGCTACGAGGCGATGCGCGACCTGAAGCTGCGCGAGGAGGAGATCCAGACGCCCATGGCGCGCACCACCGGCTGGGCGCTGGACGGCAAGAAGCTGGTGCTGGTGCCCATCCTCCGCGCGGGGCAGGGCATCCTGGACGGGCTGCTGCAACTGGTGCCGTCCGCGCGCGTGGGCCACATCGGGCTGTACCGCGACCCGGAGTCGCTGGGCGCGGTGGAGTACTACTACCGCGTGCCCGCCGACCTGGAGGACCGGGACGTCATCGTCTGCGACCCGATGCTCGCCACGGGCAACTCCGCGGTGGCCGCGCTCCAGCGCGTGAAGCGCAGCCGCCCCGGGAGCCTGCGCTTCGTGTGTCTGCTGGCCTGTCCGGAGGGGCTGATGAACCTGCGCGAGCACCACCCGGACGTGCATGTCTTCACCGCCGCCATCGACGAGAAGTTGGACGCGCACGGCTACATCCTGCCGGGCCTGGGCGACGCGGGAGACCGGCTGTTCGGTACGAAGTAGGCCGCCACGGGCCGCGGCATCCCGAAGAGAGCCTTTCGACTATCCTCCGGGACATGCGAATGATTGCCCCGTTGCTCCTGGCCCTGTCCGCGGGGTGCACCTCCCCATCCGCCCGCCCGGAGCCCCAGCCGGCTCCGGTCGCGGAGGCTCCGGCGCAGGTGCCGTCCACCCCCGCGCCCGCGGACCGGGCGGACCCGGAGGCCGCCGCGTACACCGCCTGTGGCTGCGGCTGCTGCCCGGGCGTCGAGGCGAACGGCGTCAAATGCGTGGGGCGCGAGGAGCTCCAGCAGCTCATCGCCAAGGACCAGGCCGACGCGAAGTCGCCGGACTGCGCCATGGCGGGCTGCACCCTCCCGGCGAAGTACCAGGTCTGCGACCCGAACCCCGCAACGCCGTGATGCAGTGGGTCAGGAGGCCCCGACGCACACTTTCACTTCGCGGCTCTTGAGAACCGGGAAAGACGGATTTTAAAATCTATCCGTCTAAACGTTCTTTGCCCTTCCCGGGAGTCCAGGCATGCGCGCGTCGTGGCGGTCCACCCTGATGACGGTGATGTTGGGCGCGGTGTTCACGGAGGGGCTCGCGGTGGCCGCTCCGGCCGAGCCCTCGGCTCCGGATGGCCAGCGGGCGCAAGAAGGCGCCCAGCGTTGGACGGAGGCGCTGTCCACGGGCGAGGGCACGGGCGAGCTGGTGAGCACGCGGGACGGGCTGTTGTACGAACCCAACGCGGTGATGCGCCGGCCTGAGGGGGCCAGCCGGTTGACGGGCCTCTTCACGTTCCCGGCGCGCACGCTGGCGCAGCCGGTGGACACGTTCCGTCCGCGCATCCAGGCGACGCAGGCCCCGGGCATGGGCGTGGAGGTGGACGTGCGCGTGCGCGTCCCGGGCGGCGCCTGGAGCGAGTGGCGCACGGCCAGCGCGGGCGAGGCCGTGAGGTTGCCCCGCTCCGGCACGGAGGTGCAGGTGCGGCTGGCGCTGGTGGCGGACGAGCGCGGCCGGGGCCCCGCCGTGCAGGAGGTGGCGCTGGAGGGCTGGCGCGAGGGGACGGACGCGGAGGAGGGGCTCCAGGCGCTGGCGCCGCTGAGCTACCGCGTCTTCGCCACCCGTGAGGGATTGGTGGGCGGCACGACGGCGAACGGGCACGTCATCCGGACGAATGACCGGTTCGCGGCGCTGCCGTCGCGGCGGGGGCTCGCGTCCAAGGGCGGCTCCGAATACCAGGTGCGTGTCTGTTATTCGAAGACGGCGAAGTGCACGACGACGTCTGTCTGGGACGTGGGGCCCTGGAACACGAAGGACGACTACTGGAACCCCTCCAGCGTGCGCGAGATGTGGAAGAACCTGCCGCAGGGCAAGCCGGAGGCGCAGGCGGCGTACCAGGACGGCTACAACGGCGGGTTGGATCAATTCGGGCGCCGGCCGGCGAACCCCGCGGGCATCGACCTGGCGGACGGGACGTTCTGGCTGGACCTGGGGATGACGAACAACGACTGGGTGGACGTCACGTACCTGTGGACGTCGGGCGGGGGCACGCCCACGGGCCTGGTGGTGGACAGCAACAACGCGAACAACGACCAGGCGAAGGGCTACATCCAGCTTTCGGGTTCAAGCTGGGCATCGTCCACGAACGTGGCGGGCTACTACGGCAGCAGCTACCTGGTGTCCCCGGGCGCGGCGGTGTCGGAGCCGGCGACGTTCTGGTTCTACCTGCCCACGGCGGGCACGAAGACGGTGGATGCGTGGTGGACGGCGGCGACGGACCGCTCCACGGCCGCGCCCTTCATCGTCGTGAACGCGGCGGGCACGCAGTTGGCGAACGTGAAGGTGAACCAGCAGCTCAACGGCGCCCGGTGGAACACGCTGGGCTCGTGGAGCTTCCCGGCGGGCTGGAACAAGGTCCAGTTGAGCCGTTGGGTCACGGCCGGCACCTACGTCGTCGCGGACGCCATCCAGGTCCGTTAGCCGTCATGGACGTCCCCGTCACGCGAGCGGTAGAACGCTGGACCGTCCCCGAGGAAGAACCTCCATGGCCTTGCGCACCGTGATTCCTCCTCCGCTGGAGGAGCCCCAGCTCTACACCGACCTCGCGTCCTGGTGGCCCATGTTCTCCCCGCCGGAGGAGTACGTGGAGGAGGCGGAGGACCTGCTGGACATCCTGCGCACGGCGGCGCCAGGGCCTGCGACCACGATGCTGGAGCTGGGCGCGGGCGGTGGGAGCCTGGCCTTCCACCTGAAGTCGCACTTCACGCTGACGCTGACGGACCGCGCGCCGGAGATGGTCGCGGTCAGCCGGGCCGTCAATCCCGAGTGCGAGCACCGGGTGGGGGACATGACGTCCCTGCGGCTGGGGCGCACGTTCGACCGGGTGATGGTGCACGACGCCATCATGTACGCGGCGGATCGGGACTCGGCGCGGGCGACGGTCCA
Protein-coding regions in this window:
- the upp gene encoding uracil phosphoribosyltransferase, which gives rise to MDFPNCTVVDHPLVKHKLTVMRKTDTSTASFRALLEEISLLLGYEAMRDLKLREEEIQTPMARTTGWALDGKKLVLVPILRAGQGILDGLLQLVPSARVGHIGLYRDPESLGAVEYYYRVPADLEDRDVIVCDPMLATGNSAVAALQRVKRSRPGSLRFVCLLACPEGLMNLREHHPDVHVFTAAIDEKLDAHGYILPGLGDAGDRLFGTK
- a CDS encoding golvesin C-terminal-like domain-containing protein, which encodes MRASWRSTLMTVMLGAVFTEGLAVAAPAEPSAPDGQRAQEGAQRWTEALSTGEGTGELVSTRDGLLYEPNAVMRRPEGASRLTGLFTFPARTLAQPVDTFRPRIQATQAPGMGVEVDVRVRVPGGAWSEWRTASAGEAVRLPRSGTEVQVRLALVADERGRGPAVQEVALEGWREGTDAEEGLQALAPLSYRVFATREGLVGGTTANGHVIRTNDRFAALPSRRGLASKGGSEYQVRVCYSKTAKCTTTSVWDVGPWNTKDDYWNPSSVREMWKNLPQGKPEAQAAYQDGYNGGLDQFGRRPANPAGIDLADGTFWLDLGMTNNDWVDVTYLWTSGGGTPTGLVVDSNNANNDQAKGYIQLSGSSWASSTNVAGYYGSSYLVSPGAAVSEPATFWFYLPTAGTKTVDAWWTAATDRSTAAPFIVVNAAGTQLANVKVNQQLNGARWNTLGSWSFPAGWNKVQLSRWVTAGTYVVADAIQVR
- a CDS encoding class I SAM-dependent methyltransferase, whose translation is MALRTVIPPPLEEPQLYTDLASWWPMFSPPEEYVEEAEDLLDILRTAAPGPATTMLELGAGGGSLAFHLKSHFTLTLTDRAPEMVAVSRAVNPECEHRVGDMTSLRLGRTFDRVMVHDAIMYAADRDSARATVQTAVAHCRPGGAVVLLPDFVRETFEPTTESGGHDSPDGRGMRYLMWTWDPDPEDETFETAFAYLLREADGTVSMSQERHCFGLFRREDWLTWMREAGCSATTRRDPWNREVIIGVRESGDGG